From Bacteroidota bacterium, one genomic window encodes:
- a CDS encoding leucine-rich repeat domain-containing protein: protein MAFFSSAASAQLPDTATLTKQKIFISLDEALLNPSEVYRLDLSKQHLEQIPAGVFMLANLQEMNLSHNKIKSIPCEIKSLKNLRIIDLSSNKLITLPAEIGTLTYLQKLYLKHNKISTLPIEMALLISLSELDLWGNRIIRFPAQMASLRNTLKKIDMRGITIKTPQRNAITDLLPDTDIYFTGCNCN from the coding sequence ATGGCATTTTTCTCATCAGCAGCATCCGCACAATTGCCTGATACCGCTACTTTGACGAAACAAAAAATATTTATTTCGCTGGATGAAGCCCTGCTGAATCCTTCCGAAGTTTATCGTCTGGATCTAAGCAAACAACATCTGGAGCAAATCCCTGCGGGTGTTTTCATGCTTGCAAACCTTCAGGAAATGAATCTTTCGCACAATAAAATTAAGAGCATTCCTTGTGAAATTAAAAGCCTGAAAAATCTCCGAATCATAGACCTTTCATCAAATAAACTAATCACACTCCCGGCAGAGATTGGAACACTCACATACCTGCAAAAGCTCTATCTGAAACACAATAAAATTTCAACACTGCCGATAGAAATGGCATTGCTTATATCATTATCAGAACTTGACTTGTGGGGAAATCGAATTATTCGCTTCCCGGCTCAAATGGCATCACTCAGAAATACATTAAAGAAAATAGACATGAGGGGCATCACCATTAAAACACCGCAACGCAATGCAATTACAGACCTTTTGCCCGATACCGATATATATTTTACAGGATGTAATTGCAATTAA
- a CDS encoding arsenate reductase ArsC, translating to MKILIICTGNTCRSQMAEGFLKSLNHSTEVYSAGTHAEHRVNPYAVEVMAEIGIDISRQTPKSVDLFLNDSFDYVITVCDGAKDVCPNFSGNVAHHKHIGFEDPADAKGSREEVLAVYRKVRNQIIKAFTSFNDSIK from the coding sequence ATGAAAATACTTATCATTTGCACCGGAAACACATGCCGCAGCCAGATGGCAGAAGGTTTTCTAAAATCACTGAATCATTCAACAGAGGTTTATTCAGCGGGCACACATGCCGAACACAGAGTCAATCCTTACGCAGTTGAAGTGATGGCTGAGATTGGCATCGACATAAGCAGGCAGACACCAAAATCAGTCGACTTGTTTTTAAACGATTCTTTCGATTACGTAATCACAGTCTGTGACGGAGCCAAGGATGTCTGCCCCAATTTTAGCGGCAATGTGGCACATCATAAACATATCGGTTTCGAAGACCCTGCTGATGCAAAAGGCAGCAGAGAAGAAGTTTTGGCAGTATATCGTAAAGTGCGGAATCAGATTATTAAAGCATTTACTTCGTTCAATGATTCAATCAAATAA
- a CDS encoding aromatic aminobenezylarsenical efflux permease ArsG family transporter — translation MEVLQNWLDATNVPFLTAFILGIMTAISPCPLATNITAIGFISKDIENKKKIFINGLWYTLGRAISYTGIGVILYFGASKFQVAKFFQSHGEKFLGPLLIIVGILMFDFIKIKFQGFHKISDRMQNSGKKSNWWSAMLLGIVFALAFCPYSGVLYFGMLIPITISSPSGLGLPFVFAIATGLPVIIVAYLLAFSLSSVGSFYNKVKLFEKWFRGIVAVAFILVGIYYVYIFYVKF, via the coding sequence ATGGAAGTCCTGCAAAACTGGCTGGATGCCACAAACGTTCCATTTCTGACAGCATTCATACTTGGAATAATGACCGCCATCAGTCCCTGCCCTCTGGCGACCAACATCACTGCCATTGGGTTTATCAGCAAGGATATTGAGAATAAAAAGAAAATATTTATTAACGGATTATGGTACACGCTGGGCCGCGCTATCAGTTACACAGGCATTGGAGTGATTTTATATTTCGGCGCCAGCAAATTTCAGGTAGCAAAGTTCTTTCAATCGCATGGCGAAAAGTTTTTGGGCCCACTGCTCATCATTGTTGGTATTCTCATGTTCGACTTCATCAAAATCAAATTTCAGGGCTTCCATAAAATCAGTGACCGCATGCAGAACAGCGGTAAAAAAAGCAATTGGTGGAGCGCCATGCTATTGGGAATTGTATTTGCATTGGCATTCTGTCCTTACAGCGGAGTGCTGTATTTCGGAATGCTCATTCCCATTACCATCAGCAGCCCGTCGGGATTGGGACTGCCCTTTGTTTTTGCGATTGCAACAGGGCTTCCGGTAATCATTGTTGCTTATTTACTGGCATTCAGTCTTTCGAGTGTGGGCAGTTTTTACAATAAGGTTAAGCTATTTGAAAAATGGTTCAGGGGTATTGTTGCTGTTGCGTTTATTCTGGTTGGAATTTATTACGTGTACATTTTTTATGTAAAATTTTGA
- a CDS encoding nitrophenyl compound nitroreductase subunit ArsF family protein yields MKKVTLIIIALILTFPAFSQQNGDTIISNNPANLKLKVYYFHITNRCHTCISIETNIRKTINENFLNQLETGIIDLYIMNCELPENQTLVKKYDAYGATLALTSYTNGKEQKTEDLTNWAFQKIHSSDVFVTELKLKIEDYLK; encoded by the coding sequence ATGAAAAAAGTAACATTGATAATCATCGCGCTTATATTGACATTTCCGGCATTCAGCCAGCAAAACGGAGATACCATTATTTCAAATAATCCGGCAAACCTGAAACTGAAGGTTTATTATTTTCATATTACAAACCGTTGCCATACCTGCATTTCCATTGAGACCAATATTAGAAAAACCATCAACGAAAATTTCCTGAATCAGCTGGAAACGGGCATAATTGACCTTTACATTATGAATTGTGAATTGCCCGAAAATCAAACTCTGGTAAAAAAATACGATGCCTATGGTGCTACGCTTGCGTTGACTTCATACACCAATGGCAAAGAGCAAAAAACCGAAGACCTTACCAACTGGGCATTTCAGAAGATTCACAGCTCTGATGTGTTTGTTACTGAGTTGAAATTAAAAATTGAAGATTACTTAAAATAA
- a CDS encoding nitrophenyl compound nitroreductase subunit ArsF family protein translates to MNSSQIKSIKTLLAITAMLLFGACTNSATDSDKPLNGDSVNQKQKDSLTAITTTKDTQNAENKKQDATITKAGLPVVTIYNFHVTNRCAACIAIEEATTKTLNTYFAKEFSQGRIKRYILNVDDDANNEVSEKYEIFGSGIVVARVFKGKELTTDLTGDGFKYAKNKEEKFIEILKNKITEYLK, encoded by the coding sequence ATGAACAGTTCACAGATAAAAAGTATAAAAACACTTCTGGCAATAACCGCAATGTTGCTCTTTGGCGCATGCACCAATTCCGCTACCGATTCAGACAAGCCATTGAACGGAGATTCCGTAAATCAGAAACAAAAGGACTCACTTACAGCCATTACAACAACAAAAGACACGCAGAATGCTGAGAACAAAAAACAGGATGCAACCATTACAAAAGCCGGACTGCCGGTTGTTACCATTTATAATTTTCATGTAACCAATCGTTGTGCCGCATGCATAGCTATTGAAGAAGCAACAACAAAGACACTGAATACCTATTTTGCGAAAGAATTCAGTCAGGGACGAATTAAACGCTATATATTAAATGTAGACGATGATGCCAATAACGAAGTTTCGGAAAAATATGAAATATTCGGTTCAGGAATTGTTGTAGCCCGCGTATTTAAAGGTAAAGAGCTGACAACCGACCTTACCGGCGACGGGTTTAAATATGCGAAAAACAAGGAAGAAAAATTCATTGAAATCCTGAAAAATAAAATCACTGAATACCTTAAATAA
- a CDS encoding ArsR family transcriptional regulator has protein sequence MPAKPKFTEQHQRIAQIGKAISHPARVYILERLNKLNGCCTSGEMIGDIPIARSTLSQHLKELKYAGLIQGDIDPPKINYCINRTNWEIAKVLISGFILDDACCSSPEGKQNKCSTNKFTEG, from the coding sequence ATGCCTGCTAAACCAAAATTCACAGAGCAACACCAGCGTATTGCGCAAATTGGCAAAGCCATAAGCCATCCTGCCCGGGTGTATATTCTTGAACGGCTCAATAAATTGAACGGATGCTGCACCAGTGGTGAGATGATAGGTGATATTCCTATTGCTCGCTCCACGCTGTCGCAACATCTGAAAGAGCTGAAGTACGCGGGGTTGATACAGGGCGATATAGACCCGCCCAAAATAAATTATTGTATCAACCGAACAAACTGGGAAATAGCGAAGGTTCTTATTTCAGGATTTATTCTTGATGACGCATGCTGTTCAAGTCCGGAGGGTAAACAAAATAAATGTTCAACGAATAAATTTACAGAAGGATGA
- a CDS encoding thioredoxin family protein — protein sequence MEIKVLGTGCFNCKTLEKTVINAVAEMGVDADVEKIEDIQRIMSYGILRSPGLVINGKIVMSGRVPTMNEIKELIEKYK from the coding sequence ATGGAAATAAAAGTGCTGGGAACCGGATGTTTTAATTGTAAAACACTTGAAAAAACAGTGATTAACGCTGTTGCAGAAATGGGTGTTGATGCCGACGTAGAAAAAATCGAAGACATTCAAAGAATTATGTCGTACGGTATACTGCGCTCACCGGGCCTGGTTATCAACGGAAAAATTGTGATGAGCGGCCGTGTTCCGACAATGAACGAGATTAAAGAACTGATTGAAAAATACAAATAG